In Glandiceps talaboti chromosome 14, keGlaTala1.1, whole genome shotgun sequence, a single genomic region encodes these proteins:
- the LOC144445777 gene encoding adhesion G-protein coupled receptor D1-like — protein sequence MFGKYALPNKAPVTTQPPTTIPRTTTVTTTAPPSTTPLVITTATTTEEPPEVITLPAVVNIDDTNNDTNPKTYKEILLAQSSTKFRKTIQTMLNSYSNIPLESLTTIYFEEYDHNRTYTIEGRVKVDDARRTLSYLSDLLGYGNMSLNTGEIIRTTMFLKDVATTTFVGLEKEDFELQGFDLPAMVQVFVRTSNGIIDKRYTSKWDDIKHEYPGPSEVIHALDNFSKSIAHLLDSSQKVFANTLNIKYQIQEVDPRELLMSGWTFFPDAGGALMVNDEGCRRIFVDPNELDDSFKDADGLVLVGISYTEVTGQMSRYDIRGAVSESMMNDTHYNVTGTLAHEMISLSVIPTSADQSVPVPVTYCLQHQQDDIVITTYYNTYSLQMGEFNVPSCSFWDYDINPDNGGAWNDAGCEILQTTSSYTKCFCNHTTNFAVLVQVTDIVFPEEVNLVLYYMTLVCCGISVVSLLIAIVAYIYLGTLERMHRNIRINLMVSMVTAYILLLINGSTSWEETIGEKEAEFACMAIGITMHLFFLAMIHWMFAECVFVFSSATQFFDSDVKLRTYYLIGWGIPVGIVGITAGAFYDKYGQNEACWLDIENGLIWSFTGPAAVVFIINVLLIIFCVRAMKMAEKMELRYKDQLRVDFTKASVKSAIFLNPIIAVCWLFGYLSFISVVFAYQFVVLGGLQGFLTFMFYVVWNPEVNNISLSQLLI from the exons ATGTTTGGGAAATACGCATTGCCAAATAAAG CACCAGTAACAACACAACCTCCAACTACGATTCCCCGAACTACGACTGTAACCACCACTGCACCGCCCTCTACGACACCTCTTGTAATAACCACTGCCACGACAACGGAGGAACCACCTGAAGTTATCACATTGCCGGCTGTCGTCAACATTGATGACACAAATAACGATACAAACCCAAAAACTTACAAGGAAATTTTGCTTGCACAGTCTTCTACAAAATTTCGAAAAACTATTCAAACTATGTTGAACAGTTACTCTAATATTCCATTAGAG TCTTTAACCACGATCTATTTCGAAGAATACGACCATAATCGAACATATACTATTGAAGGGCGGGTCAAAGTTGACGATGCAAGACGTACTTTGTCATATTTGAGTGATCTACTTGGCTACGGTAATATGTCGTTGAACACTGGTGAAATAATCCGTACAACTATGTTTTTAAAAGATGTTGCCACCACTACGTTTGTTGGTTTGGAAAAGGAAGATTTTGAATTACAAGGGTTTGATCTCCCCGCAATGGTGCAG GTGTTCGTTCGTACGTCAAATGGAATTATAGATAAAAGGTATACATCTAAGTGGGATGACATCAAACAT GAATACCCTGGTCCTTCTGAAGTTATACATGCACTGGACAATTTCTCAAAGAGTATCGCACACCTGTTGGATTCGTCTCAGAAAGTTTTCGCAAATACTTTAAACATTA AATATCAGATTCAAGAAGTCGATCCCCGAGAATTGCTAATGTCTGGATGGACATTTTTTCCTGACGCTGGTGGCGCTCTAATGGTTAATGATGAGGGCTGTCGACGGATTTTTGTGGACCCGAACGAGTTGGATGACAGTTTTAAAG ATGCCGACGGCTTAGTCTTGGTTGGGATATCTTACACGGAGGTCACAGGTCAAATGTCAAGATATGACATCAGAGGTGCTGTCTCTGAGAGTATGATGAATGATAC tcaCTACAACGTCACTGGTACATTAGCACACGAAATGATATCTCTCAGTGTGATACCAACGTCAGCAGATCAAAGTGTACCTGTACCAGTTACTTACTGTCTGCAACATCAACAAGAc GACATAGTAATAACCACGTACTATAATACGTATTCCTTGCAGATGGGAGAGTTTAATGTACCAAGTTGTTCATTTTGGGACTACGATATCAA TCCTGACAATGGCGGTGCATGGAATGATGCTGGCTGTGAAATACTACAAACTACATCAAGTTATACTAAATGTTTCTGTAACCATACAACAAACTTTGCTGTCTTGGTTCAAGTGACTGATATAGTG TTTCCTGAAGAAGTAAATTTGGTTCTGTACTACATGACACTGGTGTGTTGTGGGATATCAGTTGTGTCGTTACTAATAGCAATTGTAGCTTACATTTACCTGGG gacTCTTGAGAGGATGCATCGAAATATTCGCATAAATCtaatggtttccatggtaacagccTATATCTTACTTCTCATAAATGGATCTACTTCATGGGAAGAAACTATTGGCGAGAAG GAAGCAGAGTTCGCATGTATGGCTATTGGAATTACAATGCACCTATTTTTCTTAGCAATGATCCATTGGATGTTTGCTGAGTGCGTGTTTGTTTTCTCCAGTGCTACTCAATTCTTTGACAGTGACGTCAAACTACGAACCTACTATTTGATTGGTTGGG GTATACCAGTTGGTATTGTTGGAATCACGGCTGGTGCTTTCTATGATAAATATGGTCAAAATGAGGC GTGTTGGTTGGACATTGAGAATGGTTTGATTTGGTCTTTTACTGGACCAGCTGCTGTCGTCTTCATC ataaatgttttattgataATTTTCTGCGTCCGGGCAATGAAGATGGCGGAGAAGATGGAACTCCGATATAAAGATCAACTGAGAGTCGACTTCACAAA AGCCTCAGTGAAGTCAGCTATCTTTTTGAATCCAATAATTGCTGTCTGTTGGTTGTTTGGCTACCTGTCTTTCATAAGCGTCGTCTTTGCCTACCAGTTCGTTGTGCTTGGAGGTTtacag GGATTCCTGACTTTCATGTTTTATGTGGTGTGGAACCCGGAGgtaaataacatttcattatcACAGTTGTTGATATAA